In Pseudomonas rhizosphaerae, one DNA window encodes the following:
- a CDS encoding ATP-dependent DNA helicase: MSYTVAVRALCEFTAKVGDLDLRFTPSPSAQEGMLGHRRVTQGRDAGYQSEVTLSGQYHELLVRGRADGYDPVLNRLEEIKTHRGDLDLQPDNHRQLHWAQAKVYAWLMCQQLQLTRMDVALVYFDVDYDKQTVFSQQCQAQDLEAHFERLCSRFLNWARQELARSAERDAALRALTFPHADFRVGQRELAETVYKAVSTGRCLMAQATTGIGKTLATLFPLLKAMVPQQLDKIFFLSAKSPGRALALEAVAQLHRQPGLPLRTLEMVARSKACEHPDKACHGESCPLAKGFYDRLPAAREDAVRLQILDQAQVRQTALAHQVCPYYLSQELARWADIVIGDYNYYFDLNALLFGLAQERQWRIAVLVDESHNLVERARGMYSATLDQRTLQAVRAAPPSKLKSPLQRLNREWNALHADQLAPYQAHARLPDKLILALLRCISLIGDEMNAKPQGIDPLLLDFYFQALQFTRVAELFDEHYVFDVSRRDGPGKRTQSQLCLRNIVPAPLLGPRIAAARSAILFSATLSPRRYYADLLGLPKDHAWIDVQSPFSAEQLEVRIVDNISTRFNHRQASLGPIVELIAKQYQARPGNYLAFFSSFDYLQQVEALLAERYPDIEQWAQARKMDEGARRDFLARFTSTSRGVGFAVLGGAFGEGIDLPGDRLIGAFIATLGLAQFNPVNEQIKGRMNTLFGAGYDYTYLYPGLCKVVQAAGRVIRGQEDRGVVVLIDDRFAEARVKSLFPRWWHV; the protein is encoded by the coding sequence GTGAGCTATACCGTGGCCGTCCGGGCCTTATGCGAGTTCACGGCCAAGGTCGGCGACCTGGACCTGCGCTTCACGCCATCGCCGTCGGCCCAGGAAGGCATGCTTGGCCACCGCCGGGTCACCCAGGGCCGCGATGCCGGCTACCAGAGCGAAGTCACCCTCAGCGGTCAGTACCACGAACTGCTGGTGCGCGGCCGTGCCGACGGCTATGACCCGGTGCTCAACCGCCTGGAAGAGATCAAGACCCATCGCGGCGACCTCGATCTGCAGCCTGACAACCATCGTCAACTGCATTGGGCCCAGGCCAAGGTCTATGCCTGGCTGATGTGCCAGCAATTGCAGCTGACGCGCATGGATGTGGCCCTGGTGTATTTCGATGTCGATTACGACAAGCAGACGGTGTTCAGCCAGCAGTGTCAGGCGCAGGACCTGGAAGCGCATTTCGAACGGCTGTGCTCGCGCTTCCTGAACTGGGCGCGTCAGGAACTGGCTCGCAGCGCCGAGCGGGACGCGGCCTTGCGCGCGTTGACCTTCCCCCATGCCGACTTTCGCGTCGGCCAGCGCGAGTTGGCGGAGACCGTGTACAAGGCTGTCAGCACCGGGCGCTGCCTCATGGCTCAGGCCACCACCGGTATCGGCAAGACCCTGGCGACCCTGTTTCCGTTGCTCAAGGCGATGGTCCCGCAGCAACTGGACAAGATCTTCTTCCTCAGCGCCAAGAGCCCCGGCCGCGCCCTGGCCCTGGAGGCCGTGGCGCAGCTGCATCGCCAACCCGGCTTGCCGCTGCGTACGCTGGAAATGGTGGCGCGGAGCAAGGCCTGCGAACATCCGGACAAAGCCTGCCACGGCGAATCCTGCCCTTTGGCAAAGGGCTTCTACGACCGCTTGCCTGCGGCGCGCGAAGACGCCGTGCGCCTGCAAATTCTCGATCAGGCCCAGGTTCGCCAGACGGCCCTGGCGCACCAGGTCTGCCCGTATTACCTGAGCCAGGAACTGGCGCGCTGGGCCGACATCGTCATCGGCGACTACAACTACTATTTCGACCTCAATGCCCTGCTGTTCGGCCTGGCGCAGGAGCGACAGTGGCGCATCGCGGTGCTGGTCGACGAATCACACAATCTGGTCGAGCGGGCACGCGGCATGTACAGCGCCACCCTCGACCAACGCACTTTGCAGGCAGTGCGCGCTGCGCCGCCGAGCAAGCTCAAGAGCCCGTTGCAGCGCCTGAACCGGGAATGGAACGCCCTGCATGCCGATCAGCTTGCACCGTATCAGGCGCACGCACGGTTGCCGGACAAATTGATCCTGGCCCTGCTGCGCTGCATCAGCTTGATCGGCGACGAGATGAACGCAAAACCACAGGGTATCGATCCGCTACTGCTGGACTTTTATTTCCAGGCGCTGCAGTTCACCCGCGTGGCGGAGTTGTTCGACGAACACTATGTGTTCGATGTCAGCCGCCGCGACGGCCCAGGCAAGCGTACGCAGTCGCAGCTGTGCCTGCGCAATATCGTTCCGGCGCCCTTGCTCGGTCCGCGCATCGCGGCGGCGCGCAGTGCCATCCTGTTTTCGGCCACGCTCAGCCCGCGCCGGTATTATGCCGACCTGCTCGGCCTGCCCAAGGATCACGCCTGGATCGATGTGCAATCGCCGTTCAGCGCCGAACAACTGGAAGTGCGCATCGTCGACAACATCTCCACGCGCTTCAACCATCGGCAAGCGTCGCTGGGGCCCATCGTGGAATTGATCGCCAAACAGTACCAGGCTCGGCCAGGCAACTACCTGGCGTTTTTCAGCAGCTTCGACTATCTGCAGCAGGTCGAGGCCTTGCTGGCTGAGCGTTACCCAGACATCGAGCAGTGGGCCCAGGCACGCAAGATGGATGAAGGCGCGCGGCGGGACTTTCTTGCCCGTTTCACCTCCACCAGTCGCGGTGTGGGTTTTGCGGTGCTGGGCGGTGCGTTCGGGGAAGGCATCGATTTGCCCGGTGACCGTTTGATTGGAGCGTTCATCGCTACCCTGGGGTTGGCCCAGTTCAATCCGGTGAACGAGCAGATCAAGGGCCGCATGAACACGCTGTTCGGTGCAGGTTATGACTACACCTATCTGTATCCAGGGCTGTGCAA
- a CDS encoding VRR-NUC domain-containing protein, producing the protein MAFAPLEDPFYYLANFRRVLAWLEQRYLDVLDTEELGFIQRFETLPQPSQALLVRMIMRKGEMFRASRLDYAEIGCPHEAAGPLLASGYLMDQAPLTLEQVGEVLLKPEIVTCFSAHITKSSLPKPQLLLALAEHQWPAQPFQAWCPTLADTLYCLTVQALCDRLRLLFFGNLHQGWTEFVLADLGVYRYESVQLAPESRGLTHRDDVAAGLALHACSEAMEAGLPCEDIHRQLLAVTTEKSWLQSRRQKLLFRLGYACERQQDLQQALVVYRSCEFAQARARIIRVLELCGEYAQALALAEQASLAPLNPAEAQQLPRMLPRLRRHLGLPAQPKRHAAKVARLDLTLVLCEQRLSVERRVAASLHSEDAPVHYVENTLFNALFGLLCWKAIFAPLPGAFFHPFQNGPADLHQPDFRQRRSALFDACLGELDDGRYKHTIRQTWQEKRGLQSPFVHWGMLDETLLELALGCIPAQHLKHCFDRVLEDVKANRTGMPDLIQFWPAEGRYLMIEVKGPGDRLQDNQLRWLEFCARHGLPVQVCYVEWAGQPA; encoded by the coding sequence GTGGCATTTGCACCGCTTGAAGACCCTTTCTACTACCTGGCCAATTTCCGTCGCGTGCTGGCGTGGCTCGAACAACGCTACCTGGACGTGCTGGATACCGAGGAGCTGGGTTTCATCCAGCGTTTCGAGACGCTGCCGCAGCCGTCCCAGGCGCTGCTGGTGCGCATGATCATGCGCAAGGGTGAAATGTTTCGCGCCAGTCGCCTCGACTACGCAGAGATCGGCTGCCCGCACGAGGCGGCGGGTCCGCTGTTGGCCAGCGGTTACCTGATGGATCAGGCGCCCTTGACGTTGGAGCAGGTGGGCGAGGTGTTGCTCAAGCCGGAAATCGTCACCTGCTTTTCGGCCCACATCACCAAGTCGTCATTGCCCAAGCCGCAGTTGCTGCTGGCCCTCGCCGAACACCAATGGCCGGCGCAGCCCTTCCAGGCATGGTGCCCTACGTTGGCCGACACGCTCTATTGCCTGACCGTGCAGGCGCTCTGCGACCGGCTGCGCTTGCTGTTTTTCGGCAACCTGCATCAGGGCTGGACCGAATTCGTGTTGGCCGACCTGGGCGTGTACCGCTACGAGTCGGTGCAATTGGCGCCCGAGTCCCGCGGGCTGACCCACCGCGACGATGTCGCCGCCGGGCTGGCCCTGCACGCCTGCAGCGAAGCGATGGAGGCCGGCCTGCCTTGTGAAGACATTCATCGCCAACTGCTCGCCGTGACCACTGAAAAGTCCTGGTTGCAGAGCCGTCGGCAGAAGCTGTTGTTCCGGCTAGGGTACGCCTGCGAGCGTCAGCAGGATCTGCAGCAGGCTCTTGTGGTGTATCGCAGCTGCGAGTTCGCCCAGGCACGGGCGCGGATCATTCGCGTGCTCGAGCTGTGTGGCGAATACGCCCAGGCGCTGGCGTTGGCCGAGCAGGCCAGCCTGGCGCCGCTGAACCCGGCCGAGGCGCAGCAACTGCCACGCATGCTGCCGCGCTTGCGCCGGCACCTGGGTTTGCCGGCCCAACCCAAGCGCCACGCCGCCAAGGTCGCACGCTTGGACCTGACGCTGGTGCTGTGCGAACAACGCTTGAGTGTCGAGCGCCGCGTGGCGGCCTCGCTGCACAGCGAAGATGCTCCGGTGCATTACGTCGAGAACACCTTGTTCAATGCCTTGTTCGGCCTGCTGTGCTGGAAGGCGATTTTCGCACCGTTGCCCGGGGCGTTTTTTCACCCGTTCCAGAACGGTCCGGCCGACCTGCACCAGCCCGACTTCCGCCAACGCCGCAGTGCGCTGTTCGACGCGTGCCTGGGCGAGCTGGACGACGGCCGCTACAAGCACACCATCCGCCAGACCTGGCAAGAGAAGCGGGGCTTGCAGTCGCCCTTCGTGCATTGGGGCATGCTCGACGAAACCCTGCTGGAGCTGGCCTTGGGCTGCATTCCGGCGCAGCACCTCAAGCACTGCTTCGACCGCGTGCTGGAAGACGTCAAGGCCAACCGTACCGGCATGCCCGACCTCATCCAATTCTGGCCCGCCGAAGGTCGCTACCTGATGATCGAGGTCAAAGGGCCCGGCGACCGCTTGCAGGACAACCAACTGCGCTGGCTGGAGTTCTGCGCTCGCCATGGATTGCCGGTGCAGGTCTGCTACGTGGAGTGGGCAGGACAGCCCGCGTGA